The following are encoded in a window of Saccharothrix longispora genomic DNA:
- a CDS encoding ribonuclease domain-containing protein, which translates to MTPARRLTVALLGLIALVVVGYFVPGLTGSDDTPPSATTSGVTSGAAAGAVPGASSGLPVEELSDLPAQARTTWELVEKGGPFPYPRNDGVEFRNREERLPRKSRDYYREYTVPTPGSDDRGARRLVTGSADEVYYTGDHYASFVVVDVTR; encoded by the coding sequence GTGACCCCCGCACGTCGTCTCACCGTCGCACTGCTCGGTCTGATCGCGCTGGTCGTGGTCGGGTACTTCGTCCCCGGCCTGACCGGTTCGGACGACACGCCCCCGAGCGCCACCACGAGTGGCGTTACGAGCGGGGCCGCGGCCGGCGCCGTGCCGGGCGCGTCCTCGGGGCTGCCGGTCGAGGAGCTGTCGGACCTGCCCGCGCAGGCCCGCACGACGTGGGAGCTGGTGGAGAAGGGCGGGCCGTTCCCCTACCCGCGCAACGACGGCGTCGAGTTCCGCAACCGCGAGGAGCGGTTGCCGCGGAAGTCCCGCGACTACTACCGCGAGTACACCGTGCCCACGCCGGGCAGCGACGACCGCGGCGCGCGACGGCTGGTGACCGGGTCGGCGGACGAGGTCTACTACACCGGTGACCACTACGCGTCGTTCGTCGTCGTGGACGTGACCCGGTGA
- a CDS encoding barstar family protein: protein MSTHRHRVRSGARSKRAAIAAIAEALSFPAWFGQNLDALYDGLTDLSWLPEGEHVLVWEGGDAAVEAVLADAVARTAEAGDRVLTVVRAD, encoded by the coding sequence GTGAGCACCCACCGGCACCGGGTGCGGTCCGGCGCGCGCTCGAAGCGGGCCGCCATCGCGGCGATCGCCGAGGCGTTGAGCTTCCCGGCCTGGTTCGGGCAGAACCTGGACGCGCTCTACGACGGCCTCACCGACCTGTCGTGGCTGCCCGAGGGGGAGCACGTGCTGGTGTGGGAGGGCGGTGACGCCGCGGTCGAGGCCGTGCTGGCCGACGCGGTCGCCCGCACCGCCGAGGCGGGCGACCGCGTGCTGACCGTCGTCCGCGCCGACTGA